One Methanobrevibacter wolinii SH DNA segment encodes these proteins:
- a CDS encoding NAD-binding protein: protein MKRNNEKLKIKYPAKSTLIGITFILIIFTYGILGSIYIMHLNLEDAFYFTMITIATVGYGDITPVTSLQKLFVTILAFDGIGIIAYIFTVIIDNFSERLEKSRSGSEMRKKLENMKNHYIVCGYGRVGSVVIKELLKRDQKIIIVDNNKEIIEDLKQRDSILNNNNVLVLYGDATNQETMDKFNIEDAYGLILTTGSDVNNVFIVLSLRDRAPDAWIISRASKRENIQRLYNAGADKVISPETSGGLDLFLAAIEPYLIRITDINKKELIEKEVNIILKHGCNIESVEYHLPGIKKPFKREVSIKTEKDFKEQLKERMNSQESFEVLSSGTHSQLISGPNKQAVNKVIEELKENNLLIGVDMTDEELFKLNKENLKEIFEKQ from the coding sequence TTGAAGAGAAATAATGAAAAATTAAAAATAAAATATCCTGCAAAATCAACATTAATAGGTATTACATTCATATTAATAATTTTCACATATGGTATTTTAGGGTCTATTTATATTATGCATTTAAATCTAGAAGATGCATTTTATTTTACAATGATAACAATTGCAACTGTAGGATATGGAGATATAACACCAGTAACATCTTTACAAAAATTATTTGTAACTATATTAGCATTTGATGGAATTGGAATAATAGCATATATTTTTACTGTAATAATAGATAATTTCTCTGAAAGACTTGAAAAATCAAGAAGTGGTTCAGAAATGAGAAAAAAATTAGAAAACATGAAAAATCATTATATAGTATGTGGTTATGGTAGAGTAGGTTCTGTAGTAATAAAAGAATTACTTAAAAGAGACCAAAAAATAATAATTGTTGATAATAATAAAGAAATTATAGAAGATCTTAAACAACGTGATTCTATTTTAAATAATAATAATGTTTTAGTATTATATGGTGATGCTACAAATCAAGAAACAATGGATAAATTTAATATAGAAGATGCATATGGTTTAATATTAACAACTGGAAGTGATGTTAACAATGTATTTATTGTTTTAAGTTTAAGAGATAGAGCACCTGATGCATGGATTATATCAAGAGCAAGTAAAAGAGAAAATATCCAAAGATTATATAATGCTGGTGCAGATAAAGTAATTTCTCCTGAAACAAGTGGAGGATTAGATTTATTCCTTGCTGCAATAGAACCTTACCTTATTAGGATTACTGATATTAATAAGAAAGAACTTATTGAAAAAGAAGTTAATATTATCTTGAAACATGGATGTAATATTGAAAGTGTAGAATATCATCTTCCAGGTATTAAAAAACCATTTAAAAGAGAAGTTTCTATAAAAACTGAAAAAGATTTTAAAGAACAATTAAAAGAAAGAATGAATAGTCAAGAGTCTTTTGAAGTATTAAGTAGTGGAACACACTCACAATTAATAAGTGGACCTAATAAACAAGCTGTTAATAAAGTAATTGAAGAACTAAAAGAAAATAATTTATTAATTGGAGTAGATATGACTGATGAAGAATTATTTAAATTAAATAAAGAAAACCTTAAAGAAATATTTGAAAAACAATGA
- a CDS encoding bifunctional ADP-dependent NAD(P)H-hydrate dehydratase/NAD(P)H-hydrate epimerase has translation MDPIDMTVTDLNCEYIGLNRICLMEAAGKSLSDETAKIATHKFSHPVKIAIFTGSGGNGGDGFVAARYLLNRGFEVEVYSLYTPDKIKSADAKRNLDVLNNMVPRLSRLSIFYIKELSDFDNLKFSSNYIIIDGIIGTGIKGNLRPKVKRAIEIINDSKALKISVDVPSGLDPLTGEVDDVSVKADYTITFHRVKTGLKLADKELVGGLVTCDIGIPLEAELFVGFGDLIKLNHRNLDSHKGKNGKILIVGGSKDYSGAPAIAGMSAISSGADLVYVASPDPASLAIKSLSPDLIVKGLKGDYLSLENLDDILEMVNNVDAVLLGPGATINEETGKLFNVLVHKIKKPMVLDADALKQVDLSLIKNRDDLIITPHLFEFKTFFNKIIKESGIDPDSLKNISEDEDYHLINSQIETLQTIVKSIKGTVVLKGKYDLIMQNNKFKVNITGNPGMTVGGTGDALSGICVSLLSQGLNSFDSGSLAVYLNGRAGDLAMNKQGYGFSATDLTEYLGALMANIIK, from the coding sequence ATGGATCCAATTGACATGACAGTTACAGATTTAAATTGTGAATATATTGGTCTTAACAGAATTTGTTTAATGGAAGCTGCAGGTAAATCTCTTTCTGATGAAACTGCTAAGATTGCAACTCATAAATTTTCCCATCCTGTTAAAATTGCAATATTTACAGGTTCTGGAGGAAATGGTGGAGATGGTTTTGTTGCTGCAAGGTATCTTTTAAATAGGGGTTTTGAAGTAGAAGTTTACTCTTTATATACTCCAGATAAAATTAAATCTGCTGACGCTAAAAGAAATCTTGATGTACTTAATAATATGGTGCCACGTCTTTCACGTTTATCTATATTTTATATTAAGGAATTATCTGATTTTGATAATCTTAAATTTTCAAGTAATTATATAATTATTGATGGAATCATTGGAACAGGTATTAAAGGAAATTTAAGACCTAAAGTTAAACGTGCTATTGAAATAATTAATGATTCTAAAGCTCTTAAAATTTCAGTAGATGTTCCATCTGGTCTTGACCCATTAACTGGTGAAGTTGATGATGTTTCTGTTAAAGCAGATTATACTATTACATTCCATAGGGTAAAAACGGGTCTTAAATTAGCAGATAAAGAATTAGTTGGAGGACTTGTAACATGTGATATTGGAATTCCTCTTGAAGCTGAATTATTTGTTGGTTTTGGTGATTTAATTAAATTAAACCATAGAAACTTAGATTCTCATAAAGGTAAAAACGGTAAAATTTTAATTGTAGGGGGAAGTAAAGATTATTCTGGTGCTCCTGCTATTGCAGGAATGTCTGCTATTTCTTCTGGAGCAGATCTTGTATATGTTGCAAGTCCAGATCCTGCAAGTTTAGCTATTAAATCATTATCTCCTGATTTAATTGTTAAAGGACTTAAAGGTGATTATTTATCACTTGAAAATTTAGATGATATTCTAGAAATGGTTAATAATGTTGATGCAGTACTTTTAGGTCCTGGTGCAACAATAAATGAAGAAACAGGAAAACTTTTCAATGTTTTAGTTCATAAAATCAAAAAACCAATGGTTTTAGATGCTGATGCTTTAAAACAAGTTGATTTATCTTTAATTAAAAATAGGGATGATTTAATTATTACTCCTCATTTATTTGAATTTAAAACATTCTTTAATAAAATAATTAAAGAATCTGGTATTGACCCAGATTCTCTTAAGAATATATCTGAAGATGAAGATTATCATTTAATCAATAGTCAAATAGAAACTTTACAAACTATTGTAAAATCTATTAAAGGTACTGTTGTTTTAAAAGGTAAATATGATCTTATAATGCAGAATAATAAATTTAAGGTTAATATAACTGGAAATCCAGGAATGACTGTTGGGGGTACTGGTGATGCATTATCTGGTATATGTGTAAGTTTACTTTCTCAAGGTTTAAATTCCTTTGATTCTGGTTCTCTTGCTGTATATCTTAATGGCCGTGCTGGTGATTTAGCTATGAATAAACAAGGATATGGATTTTCAGCAACTGATTTAACTGAATATTTAGGTGCATTAATGGCTAATATTATTAAATAA
- the sfsA gene encoding DNA/RNA nuclease SfsA translates to MSNFLKAIFKSRPNRFIAICDINGIEVKAHVPNTGRCKELLVEGVVVYLLPSDNPNRKTKYSLLFVVNKGELVSLYSQDANRIVFDGIKSGKVRELLGYNIIEREKTYDKSRIDIYLAKVNDGNIIEDCYCEVKGVTLIKDGFAQFPDAPTVRGCKHLKELIKLKKSGHRAVVFFLIQHPAGNYFRPNWENDYDFSSTLKTAYNEGVEILVYKSNNTLDKVELIGKSLDFTLEK, encoded by the coding sequence ATGTCTAATTTTCTAAAAGCTATATTTAAAAGTAGACCTAATCGTTTTATTGCTATATGTGATATTAATGGAATTGAAGTTAAAGCTCATGTTCCAAATACTGGTAGATGTAAAGAACTTTTAGTTGAAGGTGTAGTAGTTTATTTATTACCAAGTGATAATCCAAATAGAAAAACAAAATATTCTCTTTTATTTGTTGTAAATAAAGGTGAACTTGTTTCATTATATTCTCAAGATGCAAATAGAATAGTTTTTGATGGAATAAAATCAGGTAAAGTTAGGGAACTTTTAGGTTATAATATTATTGAAAGAGAAAAAACTTATGATAAATCTAGAATTGATATTTATCTTGCTAAAGTAAATGATGGTAATATAATTGAAGATTGTTATTGTGAAGTTAAAGGTGTTACTCTTATAAAAGATGGATTTGCACAGTTTCCTGATGCACCTACAGTAAGAGGTTGTAAACATCTTAAAGAATTAATTAAACTTAAAAAATCTGGTCATAGGGCAGTTGTATTTTTTTTAATTCAACATCCTGCTGGTAATTATTTTAGACCTAATTGGGAAAATGATTATGATTTCTCATCTACTCTTAAAACAGCTTATAATGAAGGTGTTGAGATTTTAGTTTATAAATCTAATAATACTCTTGATAAAGTAGAGCTTATTGGTAAATCTTTAGATTTTACACTTGAAAAATAG
- the fhcD gene encoding formylmethanofuran--tetrahydromethanopterin N-formyltransferase, translating to MEINGVEIDDTFAEGFGIKVSRMIVTAATKHLAHIAATEATGYGTSVIGCPAEAGIDCYVPPSETPDGRPGYAIMICHMSKKALDHELLERVGQCLLTAPTAAVFNALDSEDTLNTGTKLRFFGDGFEYETEVDGRKMHAIPIMSGDFLVEAKLGYKDGVAGGNFFIMGDSRLSAITAAEAAVDAIHSVPGVVTPFPGGMVASGSKVGSNKYSKFMNASTNEKMCVTLKDKVDSDLPDDVEGMMEIVIDGADEESVKEAMKQGINAACQVPGIIKISAGNYGGDLGPYHFHLQDL from the coding sequence ATGGAAATAAATGGTGTAGAAATAGATGATACTTTTGCTGAAGGATTTGGAATTAAAGTTTCAAGAATGATTGTTACTGCTGCTACTAAACATTTAGCACATATTGCAGCTACTGAAGCTACTGGATATGGTACTTCTGTTATTGGTTGTCCTGCAGAAGCAGGTATTGATTGTTATGTACCTCCTTCTGAAACTCCTGATGGAAGACCTGGTTATGCAATTATGATTTGTCATATGTCTAAAAAAGCTTTAGATCATGAATTACTTGAAAGAGTAGGTCAATGTCTTTTAACTGCTCCTACTGCTGCTGTATTTAATGCACTTGATTCAGAAGACACTCTTAATACTGGTACAAAACTTAGATTCTTTGGTGATGGTTTTGAATACGAAACTGAAGTTGATGGAAGGAAAATGCATGCTATTCCTATAATGTCTGGTGACTTCTTAGTAGAAGCTAAATTAGGATACAAAGATGGTGTTGCTGGAGGTAACTTCTTTATTATGGGTGATAGTAGACTTAGTGCTATTACTGCTGCTGAAGCTGCTGTAGATGCAATTCACTCAGTACCTGGAGTAGTAACTCCTTTCCCTGGAGGAATGGTTGCTTCTGGTTCTAAAGTAGGATCCAATAAATACTCTAAATTCATGAATGCTTCAACTAATGAAAAAATGTGTGTAACTTTAAAAGATAAAGTTGATTCAGACTTACCTGATGATGTTGAAGGTATGATGGAAATTGTTATTGATGGTGCTGATGAAGAATCTGTTAAAGAAGCTATGAAACAAGGAATTAATGCTGCTTGCCAAGTTCCTGGTATTATTAAAATTAGTGCTGGAAACTATGGTGGAGATTTAGGTCCATACCATTTCCATTTACAAGATTTATAG